The Edaphobacter sp. 12200R-103 genome contains a region encoding:
- the msrA gene encoding peptide-methionine (S)-S-oxide reductase MsrA has translation MAIEKATFGAGCFWGAEAKFNEIIGVLDTTAGYEGGDLERPSYQDVCTDRTGHAEVVQVTFDNSRITYEKLLDAFFAMHDPTQVNRQGPDVGTQYRSVIFTHSEAQLAEAREKIAELNASGTYRNAIATQVLPTKVFWKAEEYHQRYLEKRGMVSCHI, from the coding sequence TGGCAATCGAGAAGGCTACATTTGGTGCAGGATGCTTCTGGGGTGCAGAAGCAAAGTTCAATGAAATTATTGGAGTACTCGATACAACGGCGGGCTACGAAGGCGGAGACCTCGAGCGGCCGAGTTACCAGGATGTGTGTACAGACCGCACCGGCCATGCGGAGGTTGTTCAGGTTACGTTTGACAACTCACGAATTACATACGAGAAGCTGTTGGATGCATTCTTCGCGATGCACGACCCCACACAGGTCAATCGGCAGGGCCCGGACGTGGGTACGCAGTACCGCAGTGTGATCTTCACCCACAGCGAAGCACAGCTTGCAGAAGCGAGAGAGAAGATCGCTGAGTTAAACGCATCAGGCACGTACCGCAATGCCATCGCTACCCAGGTACTTCCAACGAAGGTGTTCTGGAAGGCTGAGGAGTACCACCAGCGCTACCTGGAGAAGCGTGGAATGGTGAGCTGTCATATCTAA
- a CDS encoding DEAD/DEAH box helicase: MTTILEVPQQLDSTTANNSSNSPVFTDFNISDALKKRLTDAGFVTPTPVQAGAIPPALEGRDILATASTGTGKTLSFLVPMLERLDATSAPSTRGKRSPIRALILLPTRELAMQVLESYYKLMPGMKHDAVLVCGGLSENTQLENLNRGPRLVVATPGRLEDYLRRRQIDLSHVDMFVLDEVDRMLDMGFLPPIRRIVSAIPKGRQTMCYSATLDANIQEVVRDYVKNPVRIEIGTTSKPSDRVELRVYTVMQDQKLGLLNQMLQEEQGTFLVFSRTKHGADRISRKLEKLGHDTNAIHGDRSQSQRSSALKGFATGKHRVLVATDVAARGIDISDIAHVVNYDLPNASEDFVHRIGRTGRAGAKGVATTFVMPQERHDARKLERELKIKFEWREADKNLEKEERNKPVDLNSIVRSSGIVNQAASGLEALLALETRSWRGDANGQPGASANGGDNGPRARRKGRRGPGGRPSGPSGRASSKARSGSRPNRGGR; encoded by the coding sequence TTGACGACAATTTTAGAAGTACCTCAGCAGCTGGATTCGACTACCGCAAACAATTCCAGCAACTCACCCGTTTTTACAGACTTCAACATCTCGGACGCGCTCAAGAAGCGCCTGACAGACGCTGGCTTTGTAACCCCGACGCCGGTTCAGGCTGGAGCGATTCCTCCAGCCCTCGAGGGCCGGGACATTCTGGCGACAGCATCGACTGGAACCGGTAAGACTCTGAGCTTCCTTGTTCCGATGCTGGAGCGGCTGGACGCCACGTCCGCCCCGAGCACACGGGGTAAGCGCAGCCCGATCCGCGCGCTGATTCTGCTGCCCACCCGCGAGCTTGCAATGCAGGTGCTTGAGAGCTACTACAAGCTGATGCCCGGCATGAAGCACGACGCCGTGCTCGTCTGCGGTGGGCTCTCTGAGAACACGCAGCTTGAGAATCTCAATCGTGGCCCAAGGCTGGTGGTTGCTACTCCTGGCCGTCTTGAGGACTATCTTCGCCGGCGCCAGATCGATCTGTCGCATGTCGACATGTTCGTCCTCGATGAGGTCGATCGCATGCTCGATATGGGATTTCTGCCGCCGATTCGCCGCATTGTCTCCGCCATTCCCAAGGGAAGGCAGACGATGTGCTACTCCGCGACTCTGGATGCCAACATCCAGGAGGTCGTGCGCGACTACGTGAAGAACCCGGTTCGTATTGAGATCGGCACCACATCGAAGCCGTCGGATCGCGTGGAACTGCGCGTCTATACGGTGATGCAGGACCAGAAGCTTGGCCTGCTCAACCAGATGCTTCAAGAGGAGCAGGGAACCTTCCTGGTCTTCTCGCGTACGAAGCACGGTGCTGACCGTATCTCGCGCAAGCTCGAAAAGCTTGGGCACGATACGAACGCGATTCACGGAGATCGCTCGCAATCCCAGCGCAGTTCTGCTCTGAAGGGCTTTGCTACCGGAAAGCACCGCGTGCTGGTGGCGACCGACGTTGCAGCGCGGGGTATCGACATCTCTGACATTGCGCATGTCGTCAACTACGATCTGCCGAATGCGAGTGAAGACTTCGTGCACCGCATCGGCCGTACCGGGCGAGCGGGCGCTAAGGGCGTGGCTACGACGTTTGTCATGCCGCAAGAGCGTCACGACGCACGCAAGCTGGAGCGCGAATTGAAGATCAAGTTCGAGTGGCGCGAGGCCGACAAGAATCTTGAGAAAGAGGAGCGCAACAAGCCGGTAGATCTGAATTCCATTGTTAGATCCTCAGGGATCGTCAACCAGGCAGCTTCAGGCCTCGAGGCGTTGTTGGCGCTTGAGACCCGGTCCTGGCGTGGCGACGCAAACGGGCAGCCAGGCGCATCCGCAAACGGCGGAGACAACGGCCCTCGTGCACGTCGCAAGGGACGGAGAGGGCCTGGCGGAAGGCCAAGTGGCCCGTCAGGTCGTGCCAGCAGCAAGGCTCGCTCCGGTTCGCGTCCGAATCGCGGAGGGCGCTAA
- the rocD gene encoding ornithine--oxo-acid transaminase, with product MASSVLHSDTTEDQKDGTTATSHLIALEDTYGAHNYKPLDVVVERAAGVWIYDVEGRRYLDFLAAYSAVNQGHCHPRILAAMQEQAQRVTLTSRAFRNDQLPLFYKELTELTGFEMVLPMNSGTEAVESALKIARKWGYKIKGIPEGKAEIIVCANNFHGRTISIISFSTEEQYRDGFGPYLAGFKVIPFGDAKALREAITPNTAAFLVEPIQGEAGVLIPPDGFLAEAAAVCRENNVLFIADEIQSGLGRTGKLFACEHENVTPDVLIVGKALAGGFYPVSAVLASREILGVLHPGDHGSTFGGNPMACAIARASLRVIVEEKLAERSAELGALLIERIRQIRSPQIREIRGRGLWVAIELNGPARPICEALMREGLLCKETHDNVIRLAPPLTITREDLLWACDRIQAVLEAK from the coding sequence ATGGCAAGCTCAGTTCTGCACAGCGACACAACGGAAGATCAGAAAGACGGGACTACCGCAACCTCTCATCTTATTGCGCTTGAAGATACTTACGGCGCACACAACTACAAGCCTCTTGACGTCGTCGTCGAGCGGGCCGCTGGCGTCTGGATCTACGACGTGGAAGGCCGGCGCTACCTTGACTTCCTCGCCGCGTACTCGGCGGTCAATCAGGGGCATTGCCACCCTCGTATTCTCGCTGCGATGCAGGAGCAGGCGCAGCGCGTCACGCTGACTTCGCGTGCCTTCCGCAACGACCAGCTGCCTCTCTTCTACAAGGAGCTTACGGAGCTTACTGGTTTTGAGATGGTCCTGCCCATGAACTCCGGGACCGAGGCGGTGGAGTCGGCACTGAAGATTGCCCGCAAGTGGGGCTACAAGATTAAGGGAATTCCCGAAGGCAAGGCGGAGATCATCGTCTGCGCCAATAACTTTCACGGCCGCACGATCTCCATCATCAGCTTCTCCACCGAGGAGCAGTACCGCGATGGATTCGGGCCGTATCTGGCCGGCTTCAAGGTGATTCCGTTTGGCGATGCCAAGGCGCTGCGCGAGGCCATTACACCGAACACTGCAGCCTTCCTGGTCGAACCCATCCAGGGCGAGGCGGGGGTTCTGATTCCGCCCGACGGATTCCTCGCTGAGGCTGCCGCTGTCTGCCGCGAGAACAATGTTCTGTTCATCGCTGACGAGATCCAGTCCGGCCTGGGGCGCACCGGCAAGCTCTTCGCCTGTGAGCACGAGAACGTCACTCCTGATGTTCTTATCGTCGGCAAGGCGCTTGCCGGAGGTTTCTACCCTGTCTCCGCGGTGCTCGCTTCACGCGAGATTCTGGGCGTGCTGCACCCTGGTGATCACGGCAGCACCTTTGGTGGAAACCCGATGGCCTGCGCGATCGCGAGAGCCTCACTGCGCGTCATCGTAGAAGAGAAGCTGGCAGAGCGTTCTGCGGAGCTGGGTGCGCTGCTGATCGAACGCATCCGTCAGATTCGCAGCCCGCAGATCCGCGAGATTCGCGGACGTGGTCTGTGGGTGGCGATTGAGTTGAATGGACCGGCACGTCCGATCTGCGAGGCTCTCATGCGCGAGGGGCTGCTCTGCAAGGAGACGCACGATAATGTCATTCGCCTGGCTCCGCCGCTGACGATCACACGTGAAGACCTGTTGTGGGCGTGTGACCGCATTCAGGCGGTTCTTGAGGCGAAGTAA
- a CDS encoding ABC-F family ATP-binding cassette domain-containing protein, protein MISVSNVTMRYGSKLLFEDVSVTFTTGRRYGLTGPNGAGKSTFMKVLTGEIDAQKGTVVRPKKIGVLKQDQYEFDAYRVIDTVIMGNKGLWAALEERERIYEKPELTDEDGSRLGELEGIVGDEDGYEAEANAAVLLQGLDIPDEVHERKMSELQGGQKVRVLLAQALFGNPQALLLDEPTNYLDLDSIHWLENFLNRYNGTVITISHDRHFLNSVCTHIADIDYETIITYTGGYDDMVLQKTQVRARIESQNEQREKKIAQLNDFIARFSAGTRSSQVNSRKKEVERLATTELARSNIQRPYIRFDMLRPSGKHVLEIEGINKSYTQPDGKTEHVIHNFNAAVMRGDKVVLIGRNGQGKTTMLKALLANAGLDESDPTALDSGTVKWGHEAQIGYFAQDHKGSIQLGMTAADWLHQFDPQASREDIRGILGQMLFRGEEGNKKTDALSGGEAARLLFCKLMLQKPNILILDEPTNHLDLESINALNQALQKYEGTVFLVTHDEDLIDEVGTRIWHFEGGPTDFHITDHKGPYAEYQEQLALAAK, encoded by the coding sequence ATGATTTCTGTCTCCAATGTCACTATGCGCTATGGTTCGAAGCTCCTCTTTGAGGATGTTTCGGTCACCTTTACCACGGGTCGCCGCTACGGTCTGACAGGGCCGAACGGGGCGGGCAAGTCAACGTTTATGAAGGTCCTTACGGGCGAGATCGATGCCCAGAAGGGAACTGTTGTACGCCCGAAAAAGATCGGCGTCCTGAAGCAGGACCAGTACGAGTTCGACGCCTACCGGGTGATCGATACCGTCATCATGGGCAACAAGGGCCTGTGGGCGGCTCTTGAGGAGCGCGAGCGGATCTACGAGAAGCCCGAGCTGACCGACGAGGACGGCTCGCGTCTGGGTGAGCTTGAGGGCATCGTCGGCGACGAAGACGGCTATGAGGCCGAAGCCAACGCCGCCGTTCTGCTCCAGGGGCTCGACATCCCCGACGAGGTTCACGAGCGCAAGATGAGCGAGCTGCAGGGCGGCCAGAAGGTGCGCGTTCTGCTCGCGCAAGCGCTCTTCGGAAACCCTCAGGCGCTGTTGCTGGACGAGCCTACGAACTACCTTGACCTCGATTCAATTCACTGGCTCGAGAATTTCCTGAACCGCTACAACGGTACGGTTATCACGATCTCGCACGACCGCCACTTTCTCAACTCGGTCTGCACTCACATCGCCGATATCGATTATGAGACGATCATCACCTACACCGGTGGTTATGACGATATGGTGCTGCAGAAGACGCAGGTTCGTGCCCGCATCGAGAGCCAGAACGAGCAGCGTGAAAAGAAGATCGCGCAGCTGAACGACTTCATTGCGCGATTCTCCGCCGGTACCCGCAGCTCGCAGGTGAATTCCCGCAAGAAGGAAGTTGAACGCCTGGCAACGACTGAGCTTGCGCGTTCGAACATTCAGCGCCCTTACATTCGTTTCGACATGCTTCGCCCCTCTGGCAAGCACGTACTGGAGATAGAGGGCATCAACAAGTCCTACACCCAGCCCGACGGCAAGACCGAGCACGTCATCCACAACTTCAACGCGGCAGTCATGCGTGGAGACAAGGTTGTGTTGATTGGCCGTAACGGCCAGGGCAAGACAACGATGCTGAAGGCCCTGCTGGCCAACGCCGGTCTGGATGAGTCCGACCCGACCGCTCTCGATTCGGGCACGGTGAAGTGGGGCCATGAGGCGCAGATCGGCTACTTTGCGCAGGACCACAAGGGCTCTATCCAACTGGGCATGACGGCCGCTGACTGGCTGCACCAGTTCGATCCACAGGCCAGCCGCGAGGATATCCGGGGCATTCTGGGGCAGATGCTCTTCCGTGGCGAAGAGGGCAATAAGAAGACCGACGCACTTTCAGGAGGCGAGGCTGCGCGCCTATTGTTCTGCAAGCTGATGCTGCAGAAGCCGAACATCCTGATCCTCGACGAGCCGACGAACCATTTGGATCTTGAGAGCATCAACGCCCTTAACCAGGCTCTGCAGAAGTATGAGGGCACGGTCTTCCTCGTCACACACGATGAGGACCTGATCGATGAGGTTGGTACCCGCATCTGGCATTTTGAGGGCGGCCCGACCGACTTCCACATTACCGACCACAAGGGCCCATACGCGGAATATCAGGAGCAGCTTGCTTTGGCAGCCAAGTAA